The region CGGAAGATTAAGCTCCTTACGCTGGTCATCGGCCAGCGGAACATACGGATTATTCAGATCCACGGAATAGACGCCCAGGTATGACCGGGCTATACGGCCTTTGGAGGTAAGCTCATTGGCTGTGTCTACTACACGATTGGCGGGAATTGCAAAACCTAATCCCTCTACCCCCGTATCGGAGATCTTCATCGTATTGATTCCAATCACCTTGCCGTCCAGATCCACCAGAGCACCCCCACTGTTGCCCTCGTTAATGGCCGCATCCGTCTGGATCACTTCCTGCTCCCAATCGTACACACCGTCCTGGTTCAGTGACACCGGTATCGTCCGCTCTGTATAGCTGACAATGCCGGAAGTTAGTGTATCCCCAAGCCCTAGCGGGTTACCGATGGCAATAACAGTTTCACCCAGACGCAGCTTGGAGGAATCCCCAATCTCAGCAATCCGGTCGATTCCCTTGCCGTCAATGGAGAGCACAGCAATATCACTCACCTTGTCGGCACCCACCAGCTCCGCCTTGTGTGTCACACCGTCTACTGTAACCACTTCAAGCTTGCCGGCACCCTCAATGACATGGTTATTCGTGATGATAAAGGCCTTATTGTCGTCCTTCTTATAGATAACTCCTGAGCCTAGAGCCGATTCATCGAGAATATTAAGTTCCTTATTGTCTTTTTTATGATTAATGATGCTCACTACCGCAGGGCGGATATGTGCAGCAGCCTGAATAATCCGGTCATACGGATCTGCACTGCTCGCAGCCACCTTATCAATAACCACCGGGGCCTGAACTCTCTCCGTGGTGAACTGTCCCGTTACCAGACTGAACAGCAGCACAGCCGCTACAGCACTGCAGACAGAGCTGATCAGCGAGATCTGCCAGGTTGCCAGCGACCGCTTCGATTTGCGTACAGCCCACTTGCCGTCAGCATATCCGCCGGTTGATTTAGATTTGCCGCTTTTGCGCCGTGACACCTTGGTTGAATAAAAATCATCATCGAATAATCCCATGTTACACTCTCTCCCCTCTATTGCCACCGCATTCACGACCTGAACGCCAAGCAACCACGCCCGAGCTTAACCGCTATATCTCTTAGACTTCACGAAGTACTAAAAGGTTTCACTTGATTTATTCACCACATTCCAGTGGGTTCTAAGCGCAAGGGATGTCTATTATTCTAATAAGCTACTAAAAAGTTTAACAGCTTGTATCCGGAATATTTTGCAACTTAAAAGACTACAATAGGATTAGAACGCTCTATATGATTGTATCACAGGCAGCCGCGCTGCCCACATGTTTTCTATGTTAAATAAATGTAAATTATTCACAGCCTCACTATAACCTATTTCACAAGGAGGGCCGGACTATGGAGTCTTTTTCAACAAGTAAGGATCTGGTTCAGTTCATTGGCAAGCTGGGGGACCTTAAGGATGAGCATTATCAGCTGATTCTTGTCCAGCATGCAATGATTGAGCTGTTAATTGATAAAGGTCTATTCTCCCGCCAGGAGCTGGAGCACAAGATTACCGAGGTTGACCGCCTTATGACTGGCTCACCTTATCCCATGGCGTAGGCCGGTCATAGTAGGTGTCACAGAGCCTGAACTCACTGTCTTTGTAAAAGCAGCCCCGGTCCTCCATCGCCCCGCGCACGGACATCTTCGCCAGATCCATCATATTATGGTCTCTGCTTAAGTGGGCCAGATAGGCGCGCTTGGTCCGCCCGCTTAGAATCTCGCTGAGCGCTGCTCCTGCCGCTTCATTGGACAGATGCCCAAGATCGCCGAGAATCCGCCGCTTCGTATTCCAGGGATAACGCCCCATCCGCAGCATTTCGATATCATGATTCGACTCCAGCACAAGCACATCGGCATCCGATATAGCCGTTCTCACCTTGTCGCTGACATACCCGAGGTCTGTCGCTACACACAGCTTCTCCTTGCCGTCATAGAAATTGTAAGCTACCGGCTCCGCAGCATCGTGGGAGATGGCGAAGGATTCCACCCGCATGCTGCCGAAATCCCGGTGCTGGCCGGTCTCCATAATGACCCTGTTATGCTCCTCAATCTTGCCGATCCCCTTCTCTATGGCTCCCCAGGTGTTCGAATTCGCATAGATCGGAAGATTATACTTGCGGGCCATCGCGCCCAGCCCCTTAATATGATCCGAATGCTCGTGGGTCACAAGAATCCCGTCCAGCTCCGCTCCCGTCAGCTCACGCATGGCCAGCAGCTCGTCAATCCGCTTCGCACTCAGACCCGCGTCGATCATAAGTGTGGTCTCGCCGTTACGCACCACTGTCACATTCCCGGTAGAACCGCTGGACAGTACTGTAAATGAAATCCCCATATCTCTCCTGCTCCTTCTACTCTGTTGTCTTCGGACTGATAATATCCGCACTGATCGCATCCATATAATAGGCACTGCCGTCCTCCAGCATGAACCGCCACATCGGCGAAGCCACCTGGCTCTCGGAGTTAAACAACTCTCCGTAATAGCCCAGCTCAATCTCCTTCACTGCAGCACCCGCAGGAAAATACTTCTCGATCAGACTGCTAAGCGCCTGCGATGCCGGGAGAACCTTCTGCAGATCCTCGCTCCGGCTTGCTGCGATCTCAATCTTCGGCCAGCGGTAGGCCACAATCTTCTGGTCACTGTTGATCAGCTCCAGCCGCACTCTGAACAGAGACCACTTGTTATCCACCAGCGGATGCAGGACGAACTTGCCGACCTCACTCTCCTGTGAATCGAACCGGTAATTGGCAATGTCGGGAATCTGGCCCTTCAGCAGATTGCTAAGTTCCGAGAACGAGGAGTACATCAGCTTGCTGTCGACCGGCTCCTTAAGCTTCACAGGCAGTTCATTCTGCTCTTCGGCCGAATAACGGTACGTGATATCAGGCAGCTGTGGAGTGCCAGCCGGAATCGGGCACAGCAGCCTGATGTTCTTCTCTTCCATCACCGCCTTAGTCTCAGCAGACAGGGAAGTGAAGTCAAGTCCAGCGCTGACCTGATCACGCACATCAATCCATAGCTGATAGCACAGCAGCAGATTCAGCACCAGAAAGGCATATATCAATACACTCTTAGCCCTTCCCCAGTCCATAACGTCCCTCCTCGAATCGTATCCTGTCCGCTTGGTTTATCTCCGCCCTAATTCAATGTAAGCTCACTGCCGTCACTGAGTGTAACCCGCCAGACCGGATGAAGCTGCAGCTTCTCCCCGGCCAGCGCAGGCATATAGGCAGGCGTAAGCTCAATGATCCGCAAGGAGCTGCCGATCTGCGCCAGCCGCTGCTTCAGCAGTTCGCCGCCGGGCAGCTCAACAATGGTCTTTTCAGACTTTTCCTCATTCGTGTACATCAGGGAGCGCTCATAGGAAGAGACCGTTCCCTGCTGGAGCTCCAGATGGATTACGCCATACTGAAGCTGCGGATTGCTCATAATCGGATAGGAGCCGGACGGATAAGCGCCATAATATTGCTGAAAAGAAACCTTGCGGTCCTGCCGGCTCTCCTCCGTAGCAGCCAGCCTGTAGGTTCCGTTCCAGCCGCCATGGTTATTGACAAATTCCACCGCCACCAGTGCATCCTTCGCCGGTGTGCTGTCCCCGTCCGGAAGTGCTGCAGGATCACTATAACTCATCCAGTTCTGCTCCTGGTCCACCTGCAGGCTGCGTTTGCTGTCCGTATAGATTTTGGAGCCGTCCTTCTCAGGAATATACCTTGTATTGCCTGCATCGAAGAACAGATTGCTTTGCATTTGCTCAATGGTATACATACTCGCAGGCATCACAACTTTAACCAGCGGAACATCCGCCTCAGGGACATAATACTCACCGTTTACGGCTGTATACTGCGTCAGATTCTTACCGAAGTCCACATGCTGCTGCACATCCTGGACCGTAAGATCAGCCTTAGCCGCCTCGTACACAATATCCCCGCGTGTGCTGAAGAAGATAACATGGGCTTTGGAGTCATTTTTGATATTGTAGATCCAGATCCGGTCAATGCTCTCCCCCTCGAACAGCGAATCTGACGAGATCTGCATAACCCGCTGCAGCAGCGTTACCGGAATGCCTGCCCCGAACGACAGCTCAATGCCCGGATTCTCACTTCGGATCTTGTCCCAGTCGAAATCCTGTACGGACCGCCGCTGGAAGCTCTCGAAACTGCGGCCCTTCAGGCGGTTCATAATCAGGTTATAGAAAGTGGAGCTGGGGTAGAACAGTGTATGCTTGTCTCCGCCCATATGAATAATCATTTTATCGGGGTAGAGCAGGTTCTCCACCTTTTCCTTCGGCCCCATATTATCCGTCTTCACATATAAGGTCTTCGACAACACTGCCGAGTCGCTGCCGGGCAGCCTGTAGATCAGATAATAGCTCTCCACGAGACTTCCGAGTATAAGCAAGACCAGCATCCATGACTTGATTCTCTCCTTCACGCCTCACTCCCCCTTTGCTTCATCAAAGGCAGCGTGAACGTGACCAGCGAGCCCTCATTCAGCTCCGATTGCAGGGAAATGGAGCCGCCGTGGGCTTTGACAATTTCCCGGGCAATGGACAGGCCCAGACCTGTTCCGCCCATATTCCGCGAGCGCGCCTTATCAACCCGGTAGAAGCGTTCAAAGATGCGTTCAATATCCTTCTTCGGAATCCCAATCCCGGAGTCGCGGACAGACACGGCCAACATGCCGTCCTCGTTCTTATGCGCCTCCAGCTGAATACTCCCGCCTTCCGGCGTATACTTGAGGGCATTGGAGACCAGATTACCCAGCACCTGGTCAATCTGGTCCCGGTCCAGCCACGCAGTAGCGACATCCTTGCGCACCCTCGTGCTGATATGAATCCGCTTCTGGCGGATCTGGAAGGAGAAGCGGTCGGCCACATCCTCCAGCATCTCGGAGATATCCGTCTGCTGAATGCGCAGGCTGGATTCCTTGGAATCGAGCCGCGACAGATGCAGCAGATCCGTAACCAGCCGGATCATGCGCTCCGTCTCGTTGCGGATAACTCCGACGAACCTCACGGCGAGCTGCGGATCTTCGAGTGCGCCGTCATCCAGCGCCTCCGCATAGCTCTTGATCGTCGTAAGCGGCGTCCGCAGCTCATGCGATACATTCGCCACGAACTCCCGGCGGGACTCCTCCAGATTCTCCTGCTCCGTAACATCCTGCAGCACCGCAATCGTCCCGGCGATCCGTCCGCCTTCACGGCGTTGGATCGGGGTGAAGGTCACCCGCACAATATTGGGGTCCTCTCCACCCATGGGAGACAGATGAAGCATAGCCGACTGAGGAATGCCTTGGGTCACCGAGACGGACTGCTCAGGCTCCAGCCCTAGCAGTCCGCCGAGCGAGGCCCCGGCAGGAAGGGGGCCTTCCGCGCCCAGCATCAAGGCGGCGCGTGTATTCATCAGAATCACCGCGCCGCTCTCATCTGTGGCTACGACACCGTCACTCATATTGGCAAGAATGGAGGACAGCTTCTCCTTCTCCTCTTCGTTCTGCAGCAGCGCCTCGCGCAACCGGTCTGTCATATAGTTGAAGGCCTGGCTCAGCTGGCCAATCTCATCATTGCCGAACACGGGAACCTTCCGGTTGAAGCGCCCTTCCGCCACAGCCGTAGCATGCTTGGTCATCTCCTTAATCGGATGCGTAATCGTATGCGCGAGGATAACTCCCAGCACTGCCGTGAGCGCCAGCGCCAGCAGCAGCCCCGAGAGGAACACACTGTTAATCCGGCTCATGGTGGCATATAAGTCTTTCATATCAGCAGCTATATAGATGGCACCTACCACCTTATCACCGGAAATTACCGGCTTCGCTACTACCTTTTTGCGCACATTATCATCAGCGATGATATATTCCTCATTATCGCTGATGCCCTGCAAGGCGCGGCTGACCACGGTCTGCGTGTTCCGCTGGCCGACATAGTCATTCTGTGAAGGGATCGAGGTGGTGATAATCTTGCCGCTCGCATCCAGCACCTGAATTTCTGCGCCATTGATATACAGATTGTTCACCATGCCGCGCAGGCTCTCCACAGCCGATTCCTCATCGGCTGTGCCCGTCTCACTGCCGAATTTGTCAGCGGTGAGGATCGAGAGCATTTCGGCCCGGGCCTTCAGGTCCTTGGTGAAGTTATCCGTCAGCGAGTTCTTCATCGAGCTGACAAAGTATACGCCGATCAGCTGCATCGCAATCAGAATCAGCAGTACATAGATCACGATAAGCCTGGCCTGGATCGTCCGGAAAAAGGACAGTGCCTTCATTACAACCCTCCGTTTTTGGGGCTATGCATCAAATAACCGAGTCCGCGCCGGGTATGAATATACTCCGGCTTGCTGGGATTCTCCTCAATTTTTTCTCTGAGCCGGCGGATGGTCACATCCACTGTCCGCACATCGCCGAAATATTCGAAGCCCCACACAGCCTGCAGCAGATGCTCCCGGGTCATTACCTTGCCCGCATGGCGGATCATATAATAGAGCAGCTCATATTCACGATGCGTCAGATCCAGAGGCTCACTATCCTTGTACACCATATACATATCCGTATCAATGAATAATCCGAAATGATAGACCCCCTGCTTGCTCTCCACCGCTTCACTCGGCGCTTCCGACTGCGATGGCTTATGCTGGCGCCGCATTTGGGCCTTAACTCTGGCCAGCAGCTCACGTGTACTGAACGGCTTGGTCACATAATCATCCGCACCGAGCTCAAGACCCAGCACTTTATCGATCTCTCCATCCTTCGCGGTAAGCATAATGATAGGAATATCCAGATGGGCAGAGCGTACCTCACGGCAGACATCCATTCCGTCCTTGCCGGGCAGCATGAGATCCAGCAGCATCAGATCGGGGCGTTTGGACAGAGCCAGCTCCACCGCACTGTTGCCGTCGAAGGCGCAGATGACCTCATAGCCCTCTTTTTCCAGATTGAATTTCAATATATCAGCAATAGGTTGTTCATCATCCACTACCAGAATCGTTCCCATTTGCATATGCTCAGCTTCACCTTTCTAACGGTACTCGAAACCCTGATTCCTTTATTTTAACATACCTGGCTGGGCGTCACATCAAATTACCCCCGCAAAGTGAGGCTTTAGCTTCGAGGAGAACTCAGATACTTTCCGTGAGATACAAAAACCGCCCGAAATCATCCGGACGGCAGGGAATTATAGAATGGAAGCCTATCTGTCATTCATTACTTTAGGTATTTCATCGGATTGATGGCCGTCCCGTTCTTGCGGATCTCAAAATGCAGGTGCGTCCCCGTCGAGCGCCCGGTGCTGCCCATAATGCCGATGGAACTTCCCTGTCCCAGCTTCTGTCCGGTTGAGACCGAGATACTGCTTAAATGCCCGTAGTACGTAACGTATCCGTTGTTATGGTCAACAATCACCACATTGCCATAACCGTTCTGCACACCGGCGAAGCTGACCGTCCCTGCATCCGCAGCCTTGATCGTGCGGTTGCCCGATACCAGATCGACTCCCTTGTGTGTGCGTCCCCATCGCTCGCCGTAGCTGCTGGAGATCATCGCTCCGCTAACCGGCCAGGCGAACATTCCTGTTCCTTCACCTACAACCTTGGTACCAGAATAGACCACTTCAGGCAGAGAAGCCTTTACTACGCTCTGACCCAGCCACTCCTCCTGAACCACCTGTCCGTTCTCTTTGGTCAGCCTGTACTTCATCGTTTTGAGCCCGGTTTGTCCGGGACGGACTACCTTCCGCTTGCCTGCCGGCAGCTGGTCACTCTTGCGGATAATCACCTCAGGCTCCGTGACCACCTCTTCGGTTACCTGTTCTACGGTCACTACCGTAAGGTCAGGCTGCGGCACCGTTAGCTGCAATTCATCCCCAATCTGCAGACTAAGCTCCTTCACCTCAGGATTATTGCGGAAAATCTCCGCCTGGGTAATGTTGAACCGGGAAGCAATAGCAGAGACTGTGTCGCCTTCCTGAACCGCATAGCGCAGCGGCGCCTCTCTGCCTTCGGTGAGTACCTTCACTGCTTCTTCTACGCTAAGCACCTTATTGGGATCTGCCTTCACCGGAACGATGTTGACTTCCTCCCGGATCTTGACTGACTCCACCTGATCATTGGCGGCTGAACCAGCCGCTCCCGCCTTGGCTGCCGTCTTCTTCAGCTTCGCACCCGGAGCTGCCGCATTCTGCGGAGCGTAATGCGCCTTAACGGCCTGAAGCACTGCCGCCGCCGTCTCCTGATCCTTCACAATTCCCAGCGGTTCTCCGTCCACAGCCAATTGTACGCCTACGGCATAAGCCTTGAGCATACCATCCAGCTTGTCCAGTGTAGCTTCGCTGTTAACCTCCGGCTTGTAAGCCCGCTCGGCCTCGGTAGTAATACCGCCGGTCTGCAGGACCATCACAGAGTCAGGATATTTGAGCTGATATTCCCGTCTCTTCTCCTCGAACAGCTTGTTCAACTCCGCCTGCTGGTTCAGCGCACCAATCTCCTCGCCGTTCACCAGCACCTTATAATAGGTTACTGTATTCGCTGTCACCTGCTTCTTCTGTGCCCCCACCAGGAAGGTGGTCAGCAGAACGAGACCGGCAGAAGCCAGTACCCATGAACGCCGGCGGCGGCGGGATTTCATATCCGGCTGAAAGACACGGGGTTCCCCCGAAGTCATTGCATCCTTACCTTGTTCACCTGCTGCACCAGATCCTGTGGATGCTTCTGCACGGTTCCGCAGGTTCCCCATCCGGCGTATAAACTTAAATCCTTTCATGAAACTCTCCCTTTCGGCTATAAAAACAAGAATGTATATGCTCTTCGCGCATCCGATTTGCATGAGTACGAATATGACTGTGTGACGCCTTCGAAAAAGGTTACAAAATATTAACCCTTATTAGTCCTTTTTTACTGTACCATAGCATGCAGAAAAATTTCAACTTTGCTCCCATAGCAAAACCCGCGAAATTCGCGGGTTTTTTCCCAAAATATGCGTTTTAAACGGTGGTCCCGTGTCCAAAAAGTGACAATTATTAATTCTGATTCGGCTCTCCACTATCTGGTGTAAGCATTTTCATCAGCGTCTTATATTCATCCTCATCAACGTACTTCGCAATGATACCCTGCAGTTCCGTAACTTCGCTCTCTGTCAAGCCGCCTTCCAGGGCAGCGGAGATCTTAATCATCTCCTCCTGCGGGAGCTTGTTCATGAGAATATTGAAGATATTGGATTTGGTATTAGCGGGCAGATTCTCCTTCAGGTCATTCATTGCCTCCGGCGTCATCACCAGATTCTGGTCCAGCCCTTGCTCACTTTGTTCTTCTCCTGCCTCCGCTTGCCCCATCACAGGCAGCGCGTTGTCCGGCACCGTCTCGTCCACCGTTTTCTCTTGATTATTCCCGGATTTCCCGCCGCTGCCATTCTTCTTCTCCCCGTCCGTCTTGCCCGCATCAGCCTCCTTGGTGGAGCTTTTAGTCTCGCTTGAGGCCGCTTTGGAATTTTCCTTGGGGGCCCCCCCGCTGCCGCCCATACCGGTCAGACTCTTCACGAAGCCGCCGATTCCCGGCCCTGGCCCGTCCAGCTTGATATCGAAGCTGGCCAGCACCGACTGGATATACGTATTCACCACATAGGCCGTTGTCAGCATGGACAGGCCGCTCGCCAACACCACAATCAGGCAGACGCTCAGCGCACGCTTCACTATTTTCACCATCATCTCTCCCTTGCACCCTGCTCTATTCAACCTCTGAAGAATCAGTTCGCTATTGATCCCATTCTCACAGTATTGACTAGAACAACGCCCGGGAAACGTCACCGAAGCATAGAAAAGCTGTTTCCCTGCTGAAAAATCATCTGGACACACAGAAACAGGAGCCTCACCGAGGCCCCTGCTCCTATACGTATCTATTTAGTTCTGCTTCGGTCTAGATATAGATTGGCAGCACTTGATTAGTCTGTTCACGGTTGCGGCCTACAGAGAAGATCGAGATCGGAATCCCGGTCAGCTCCGATACACGTTCCACGTATTTGCGTGTGTTGGCCGGCAGATCCTCCAGCGTCTTCGCCCCAGTGATGTCCTCACTCCAGCCTGGAAGCTCCTCGTAGACTGCTTCACATTCTGCCAGCATTTTTAGGCTAGCCGGGTAATGTGTGATAATGTCTCCACGGTACTTGTAGCCGGTGCAGATCTTCACAGTCTCAAGACCGCTCAGAACGTCCAGCGAGTTCAGCGACAGGCCGGTGATTCCGCTGACGCGGCGGGCGTGACGCACCACTACACTGTCGAACCAGCCTACGCGGCGGGCGCGTCCGGTTACTGTTCCGTACTCATGGCCGGTCTCGCGGATATAATCACCGGTCGCATCGTTCAGCTCTGTAGGGAACGGACCGTCGCCGACGCGGGTAGTATAAGACTTAGCCACACCAATAACCTGCTTGATCTTGGACGGGCCTACGCCAGAGCCAATGCAGACTCCGCCAGCTGAAGGATTCGATGAAGTTACGAACGGATAAGTTCCTTGGTCGATATCCAGCATAACGCCCTGTGCGCCTTCGAACAATACTCTGGATTCCGCATCAATCGCATCATTCAGCACCACCGAAGTGTCAGTTACATAGCCGCGCAGCACTTCTGCATACTCCAGATATTTGGTCAGAATCTCTTCCACATTCAGCGGCTCAGCACCGTATACCTGAGTGATCACCTGATTCTTCTCTTCCATCAGTGGACGAAGTCTCAGCTCGAATTCCTCAGCGTCCATCAGATCAGCAATCCGGATGCCGTTACGGGCAGCCTTATCCATGTAGCACGGGCCGATTCCCTTGCGTGTGGTACCGATTTTGTTCGGTCCTTTGCGGTCTTCCTCAAGTGCATCCAGCACCATATGATAAGGCATAATGACATGCGCACGATCACTGATTACCAGGTTCTTCGTATCAAAGCCATTGTCATGAATATAATTAATTTCTTGGATCAGCGCTTCCGGGTTGATAACCATTCCGTTGCCGATAACACAAGTCTTCTCTTTATAAAATACACCAGATGGAATCAAGCTCAGCTTGAACTTCTTTCCGTCAATCAGAATCGTGTGACCGGCATTGTTACCCCCTTGATACCGGGCGACCACATCTGCACTTTCCGCCAGAAAATCCGTGATCTTGCCTTTGCCTTCGTCTCCCCATTGTGTTCCCACGACGACTACCGTTGACATGTACATTCCTCCGTAGGTGCTAGCAAGCACCATTATTTTTCCGCTTATCATAGGGGCTCTGTACGCGCTTCATCTTGTACGCAGCCCTCCGGACACCAGGCGGGCAGGCCGCCAAAGCACAATAATCAGTGTAACAGCGGCACTTTTTAAAGTCAAATAAAAACGAACGATCACAGACTGGAATGTGCGATCGTTCGTGTATTGTGCGAAATTTGCCTAACCTGCAAATGGTTCTGCATGGGCCCGCTCGTAGTTGACGAACTTGTTGAAGTTCTTGAGGAATACAAGCTCTACCGTCCCTACCGGACCGTTACGCTGCTTGGCAATAATAATTTCGATAATATTCTTCTTCTCGGTATCCTGATTGTAATAATCATCACGGTACAGGAACGCTACGATATCCGCATCCTGCTCGATAGAGCCTGATTCACGAAGGTCACTCATCATCGGCCGTTTGTCCTGGCGCTGCTCCACACCGCGGCTGAGCTGGGACAGGGCAATGACGGGAACGTCAAGCTCACGGGCAATCTGCTTCAGGGTACGGGAGATTTCCGATACCTCCTGCTGGCGGTTCTCCCCGGCCTTGCCCCGGCCCTGGATCAGCTGCAAGTAGTCGATGACAATCATTCCGAGTCCCTTCTCCTTCTTCAGCCGGCGGCATTTCGCCCGGATATCGGTCACCGTAATGCCTGGGGTGTCGTCAATATAGATTTCGGACTCGGACAACGACTGGATACCCATCGTGAGCTTGGACCAGTCATCATCACTCTTGAAATCACCGGTACGCATAATATTGGCATCCAGATTCGCCTCAGCGCAGATCATACGTTGAACCAGCTGGGGGGCCGACATTTCCAGACTGAAGATGGCTACTGTCTCCTTCGCCCGCACCGCCACATTCTGCGCGATATTCAGGGCGAAGGCCGTCTTCCCGACGGATGGACGGGCCGCCACAATAATTAAGTCATTGCGCTGGAAGCCGTTTGTCATATGGTCCAGGTCAACGAACCCGGTGGGAATCCCCGAGGTTCCGCCTTTATTCTGATGGAGCAGCTCCACCCGGTCGAATACCTGCATCAGCACATCGCGGATGGCAATGAACCCGCTGCCGCTGCGGCGGTTCGAAATCTCCAGAATTCGCCGCTCGGCGTCAC is a window of Paenibacillus sp. FSL H3-0469 DNA encoding:
- the dnaB gene encoding replicative DNA helicase; this encodes MGGDLFFDRVPPQNLEAEQAVLGAVLLSDEALITAMERVNTEDFYDKPHQMIFEAMVQLGEESQPIDLITLTSRLQDKGELEDIGGVSYLAKLAHAVPTAANVDYYAQIIEEKAMLRRLIRTATQIVSEGYTGGEDVGIMLSDAERRILEISNRRSGSGFIAIRDVLMQVFDRVELLHQNKGGTSGIPTGFVDLDHMTNGFQRNDLIIVAARPSVGKTAFALNIAQNVAVRAKETVAIFSLEMSAPQLVQRMICAEANLDANIMRTGDFKSDDDWSKLTMGIQSLSESEIYIDDTPGITVTDIRAKCRRLKKEKGLGMIVIDYLQLIQGRGKAGENRQQEVSEISRTLKQIARELDVPVIALSQLSRGVEQRQDKRPMMSDLRESGSIEQDADIVAFLYRDDYYNQDTEKKNIIEIIIAKQRNGPVGTVELVFLKNFNKFVNYERAHAEPFAG